A region from the Curtobacterium sp. MCBA15_012 genome encodes:
- a CDS encoding regulatory protein RecX — MTDEHDHGEGLAPVTDLFGARSRRGRPRTDDTAGAGAAGGAAGVDDGLSVAAQDSWADDRGEDGAPAPAEWLSPVVGDGTGRSARAELDGYDSDTADAAGASVFAIHSGEALDPADAPRPIEEQRADAERLSMRALGRKGVSESEMRQVLTKQDLDPDVVEHEVARLTRVGLLDDVALATDLVDRLHDRKGLGRQGVVAELRRRGIDQAAIEAALDAAADDADDEFVRAIELAEKRAGQMRGLDRATAERRLSGFLMRKGYGSGVVRVAVARALDGGPRRPSPGGGAVRFE, encoded by the coding sequence GTGACGGACGAGCACGACCACGGCGAGGGTCTCGCACCGGTCACCGACCTGTTCGGTGCGCGGTCCCGCCGTGGTCGCCCTCGCACGGACGACACCGCGGGAGCAGGTGCCGCCGGGGGTGCAGCGGGCGTCGATGACGGACTGTCGGTCGCCGCACAGGACTCCTGGGCGGACGACCGTGGCGAGGACGGCGCTCCCGCTCCGGCCGAGTGGCTGTCCCCGGTCGTCGGTGACGGCACCGGGCGCAGCGCCCGTGCCGAGCTCGACGGCTACGACAGCGACACCGCGGACGCGGCCGGCGCGTCGGTCTTCGCCATCCACTCCGGCGAAGCGCTCGACCCGGCGGATGCGCCGCGACCGATCGAGGAACAGCGCGCGGACGCCGAGCGACTGAGCATGCGCGCGCTGGGTCGCAAGGGCGTCAGCGAGTCCGAGATGCGTCAGGTGCTGACCAAGCAGGACCTCGACCCCGACGTCGTCGAACACGAGGTGGCACGCCTGACGCGCGTCGGTCTGCTCGACGACGTCGCCCTCGCGACCGACCTCGTGGACCGCCTGCACGACCGCAAGGGCCTCGGCCGGCAGGGCGTCGTCGCGGAACTCCGCCGACGGGGCATCGACCAGGCGGCGATCGAAGCCGCGCTCGACGCCGCTGCCGACGACGCGGACGACGAGTTCGTCCGCGCGATCGAGCTCGCCGAGAAGCGCGCCGGGCAGATGCGCGGACTCGACCGGGCGACCGCGGAACGACGACTGAGCGGCTTCCTCATGCGCAAGGGCTACGGCTCGGGCGTGGTGCGGGTCGCGGTGGCCCGGGCGCTCGACGGCGGGCCTCGGCGCCCCTCGCCGGGTGGCGGCGCGGTCCGCTTCGAGTAG
- a CDS encoding helix-turn-helix domain-containing protein: MVLVRQEIGDVLRDFRLQKGRTLRQVASKASVALGYLSEVERGQKEASSEILASVADALDTPISTIMREVGDRLAVVEGLTPVPDTLPDDLVAEFDNDLAVR; the protein is encoded by the coding sequence ATGGTTCTCGTTCGTCAGGAGATCGGCGACGTGCTTCGGGACTTCCGCTTGCAGAAGGGCCGGACCCTCCGTCAGGTCGCGTCCAAGGCCAGCGTCGCGCTCGGTTACCTGAGCGAGGTGGAGCGTGGGCAGAAGGAAGCCAGCTCCGAGATCCTCGCCTCGGTGGCCGACGCACTCGACACCCCCATCTCGACCATCATGCGAGAGGTCGGAGACCGTCTCGCCGTCGTCGAGGGACTCACCCCGGTCCCCGACACGCTGCCCGATGACCTCGTCGCCGAGTTCGACAACGACCTCGCGGTGCGCTGA
- a CDS encoding DNA translocase FtsK — MAGGTKSTTRSRASTSSRGSGSRGTSRTQATTKKLPQATPTPVFREQNPLVTAWLGMAHGVGALFRLLGKESLAADERRDGFPFLLFVLALAGGVVEWLNPTNPVSIALDAYTFGGIFGRLAFALPVIMIVFAGWLFRHPASVHDNTRIGIGLGLLLVSIASLCHVFGGQPSAADGMVALASAGGVLGWVVISWLVAVATVWVAVPVAVVLLVLSLFIITKTPPNKTGRRLHELYAYLFGAPAPADTEDVDEPAAPAQPTPRTKGSRRTKQDGPELQLFDDLGFDEQGDPEAADAEGSTVPWWRRNKSGREEDPAYDSPVLPAAATQQAPPVPPTVAAPAVSPNGGAAAGLVDHTPAVPASVNLNDSVEQDVEHDLDVAEQALRNSGVAVPERPAPPVVRPDAGVSPVVSASAPEPDDAGPLAATDADEDPAAPYRLPAATTLSAGTPSVARSQANDDIVAAITGVLTEFKVDAKVTGFSRGPTVTRYEIELGPGVKVERVTALSKNLSYAVASNEVRILSPIPGKSAIGVEIPNTDREVVSLGDVLRSNAATKSKHPMTIGVGKDVEGGFVVANLAKMPHMLVAGSTGSGKSVFINSMITSLLMRAKPSEVRMVLVDPKRVELSIYAGVPHLITPIITNPKKAAEALQWVVKEMDMRYDDLASFGFRHVDDFNKAVQNDEIILPAGSERKLKPYPYLLVVVDELADLMLVAPRDVEESIVRITQLARAAGIHLVLATQRPSVDVITGLIKANVPSRIAFAVTSVTDSRVILDQPGADKLIGQGDALFLPMGSSKAVRVQGAWVQESEVAEVVAHVTRQARPEYRQDVQAVVERKEIDADIGDDLELLLAAVEQVVSTQFGSTSMLQRKLRVGFAKAGRLMDLMESRDIVGPSEGSKARDVLVTPDQLPGVLAKLRGEDPPAAAAAAPAVGAASDGIGGAAGAAGGAVSSDGDDDRYGADPVADMTRGYPEEDEGPDEDAWGLTGRD; from the coding sequence ATGGCCGGAGGCACCAAGTCGACCACGCGCTCGCGCGCGTCCACGTCGTCCCGCGGGAGCGGGTCGCGCGGGACGTCGCGCACGCAGGCGACCACGAAGAAGCTGCCGCAGGCCACCCCGACACCGGTGTTCCGCGAGCAGAACCCGCTCGTCACGGCGTGGCTCGGCATGGCGCACGGCGTCGGCGCGCTGTTCCGCCTGCTCGGCAAGGAGTCCCTGGCCGCCGACGAGCGGCGCGACGGCTTCCCGTTCCTGCTGTTCGTGCTCGCGCTCGCCGGTGGCGTCGTCGAGTGGCTCAACCCGACGAACCCGGTGTCGATCGCCCTCGACGCGTACACGTTCGGCGGGATCTTCGGCCGTCTGGCGTTCGCGCTCCCGGTCATCATGATCGTCTTCGCGGGGTGGCTCTTCCGGCACCCCGCCTCGGTGCACGACAACACCCGGATCGGGATCGGCCTCGGGCTGCTCCTGGTGTCCATCGCCTCGCTCTGCCACGTGTTCGGCGGGCAGCCGAGCGCGGCCGACGGCATGGTCGCGCTCGCGTCCGCCGGTGGTGTCCTCGGCTGGGTCGTGATCAGCTGGCTCGTGGCGGTGGCCACCGTGTGGGTCGCGGTCCCGGTCGCCGTGGTGCTCCTCGTGCTCTCGCTCTTCATCATCACCAAGACGCCCCCGAACAAGACCGGCCGACGGCTGCACGAGCTCTACGCGTACCTGTTCGGCGCCCCGGCGCCCGCGGACACCGAGGACGTCGACGAGCCGGCCGCCCCGGCGCAGCCGACGCCGCGCACCAAGGGGTCGCGTCGGACGAAGCAGGACGGACCCGAGCTCCAGCTGTTCGACGACCTCGGGTTCGACGAGCAGGGCGACCCCGAGGCGGCCGACGCCGAGGGCAGCACCGTGCCCTGGTGGCGGCGGAACAAGTCCGGCCGCGAGGAAGACCCGGCGTACGACAGCCCCGTGCTGCCGGCCGCCGCGACGCAGCAGGCACCGCCCGTGCCGCCGACGGTCGCCGCGCCCGCGGTCTCGCCGAACGGCGGAGCCGCCGCCGGTCTCGTCGACCACACCCCGGCCGTGCCCGCCTCGGTCAACCTCAACGACTCGGTCGAGCAGGACGTCGAGCACGACCTCGACGTCGCCGAACAGGCGCTGCGCAACTCCGGGGTCGCCGTGCCCGAGCGGCCCGCCCCACCCGTCGTCCGTCCCGACGCGGGTGTCTCGCCGGTCGTGTCGGCCTCGGCGCCCGAGCCCGACGACGCGGGACCGCTCGCCGCGACGGACGCCGACGAGGACCCCGCCGCGCCGTACCGCCTGCCCGCCGCGACGACCCTGAGCGCCGGCACGCCCTCGGTCGCCCGCAGCCAGGCGAACGACGACATCGTCGCCGCGATCACCGGCGTGCTCACCGAGTTCAAGGTCGACGCGAAGGTCACCGGCTTCTCGCGCGGCCCGACGGTCACGCGCTACGAGATCGAGCTCGGCCCGGGTGTGAAGGTCGAGCGCGTCACGGCGCTGTCGAAGAACCTGTCGTACGCGGTCGCGTCGAACGAGGTCCGGATCCTGTCGCCGATCCCGGGTAAGAGCGCCATCGGCGTCGAGATCCCGAACACCGACCGCGAGGTCGTCTCGCTCGGCGACGTCCTGCGTTCGAACGCGGCGACCAAGTCGAAGCACCCGATGACCATCGGCGTCGGCAAGGACGTCGAGGGCGGCTTCGTCGTGGCGAACCTCGCGAAGATGCCGCACATGCTCGTCGCGGGTTCGACCGGCTCCGGCAAGTCGGTGTTCATCAACTCGATGATCACCTCGCTGCTCATGCGCGCGAAGCCGTCCGAGGTCCGGATGGTCCTGGTGGACCCGAAGCGCGTCGAGCTCTCGATCTACGCCGGTGTCCCGCACCTCATCACGCCCATCATCACGAACCCGAAGAAGGCGGCCGAGGCGCTGCAGTGGGTCGTGAAGGAGATGGACATGCGGTACGACGACCTCGCGTCGTTCGGGTTCCGTCACGTCGACGACTTCAACAAGGCCGTGCAGAACGACGAGATCATCCTGCCCGCGGGGAGCGAGCGGAAGCTCAAGCCGTACCCGTACCTGCTCGTCGTCGTCGACGAGCTCGCGGACCTCATGCTCGTCGCGCCGCGTGACGTCGAGGAGTCGATCGTCCGCATCACGCAGCTGGCACGTGCGGCCGGCATCCACCTCGTGCTCGCGACGCAGCGTCCGTCGGTCGACGTCATCACCGGTCTCATCAAGGCCAACGTGCCGTCGCGCATCGCGTTCGCGGTGACGAGCGTCACCGACTCGCGCGTCATCCTCGACCAGCCGGGAGCCGACAAGCTCATCGGGCAGGGCGACGCGCTGTTCCTGCCGATGGGGTCCTCGAAGGCCGTGCGCGTGCAGGGCGCCTGGGTGCAGGAGAGCGAGGTCGCCGAGGTCGTCGCGCACGTCACCCGGCAGGCCCGCCCCGAGTACCGCCAGGACGTCCAGGCCGTGGTCGAGCGCAAGGAGATCGACGCCGACATCGGCGACGACCTCGAGCTCCTGCTCGCGGCCGTCGAGCAGGTCGTGTCGACGCAGTTCGGCTCGACGTCGATGCTGCAGCGCAAGCTCCGCGTCGGGTTCGCGAAGGCCGGACGGCTCATGGACCTCATGGAGTCCCGGGACATCGTCGGGCCGTCCGAGGGGTCGAAGGCGCGCGACGTCCTCGTCACCCCGGACCAGCTCCCCGGTGTGCTGGCGAAGCTGCGCGGCGAGGACCCGCCGGCCGCTGCCGCTGCCGCTCCTGCCGTCGGTGCGGCGTCCGACGGCATCGGTGGCGCCGCGGGTGCGGCGGGCGGTGCGGTGTCGTCCGACGGTGACGACGACCGCTACGGGGCCGACCCGGTGGCGGACATGACCCGTGGGTACCCTGAGGAGGACGAGGGGCCGGACGAGGACGCGTGGGGGTTGACGGGTCGTGACTGA
- the recA gene encoding recombinase RecA, giving the protein MPSPADREKALETALAQIDRQFGKGTVMRLGSDDRAPVATIPTGSVALDVALGIGGLPRGRIIEIYGPESSGKTTLTLHAIANAQRAGGIAAFIDAEHALDPEYAKKLGVDIDALLVSQPDTGEQALEIADMLVRSGSIDLIVVDSVAALVPRAEIEGEMGDSHVGLQARLMSQALRKLAGGLNQTQTTMIFINQLREKIGVFFGSPETTAGGKALKFYASVRLDIRRIETLKSGTDAVGNRTRVKVVKNKMAPPFKQAEFDILYGTGISREGSLLDFGVDHGIVKKSGAWYTYDGDQLGQGKENSRSFLIQNPDIAADIEGKILVKLGVGGAKETDAKVEPIAPKIAERKGA; this is encoded by the coding sequence ATGCCATCACCGGCAGACCGCGAGAAGGCCCTGGAGACCGCACTCGCACAGATCGACAGGCAGTTCGGCAAGGGCACGGTCATGCGCCTCGGCTCGGACGACCGGGCACCCGTCGCCACCATCCCCACCGGGTCCGTCGCCCTGGACGTCGCACTCGGCATCGGCGGCCTGCCCCGCGGCCGCATCATCGAGATCTACGGCCCGGAGTCCTCCGGCAAGACGACGCTGACGCTGCACGCCATCGCGAACGCCCAGCGGGCCGGGGGCATCGCAGCCTTCATCGACGCCGAGCACGCGCTCGACCCCGAGTACGCCAAGAAGCTCGGCGTCGACATCGACGCACTCCTCGTGTCGCAGCCCGACACCGGTGAGCAGGCGCTCGAGATCGCGGACATGCTCGTCCGCTCGGGCTCGATCGACCTCATCGTCGTCGACTCCGTCGCGGCGCTCGTGCCCCGCGCCGAGATCGAGGGCGAGATGGGTGACTCGCACGTCGGTCTGCAGGCGCGACTCATGTCGCAGGCGCTCCGCAAGCTCGCGGGTGGCCTGAACCAGACCCAGACCACAATGATCTTCATCAACCAGCTGCGCGAGAAGATCGGTGTGTTCTTCGGCAGCCCCGAGACCACCGCGGGCGGCAAGGCGCTGAAGTTCTACGCCTCGGTGCGCCTCGACATCCGTCGCATCGAGACGCTGAAGAGCGGCACCGACGCCGTCGGCAACCGCACGCGCGTCAAGGTCGTCAAGAACAAGATGGCCCCGCCCTTCAAGCAGGCCGAGTTCGACATCCTGTACGGCACCGGCATCTCCCGCGAGGGCTCGCTGCTCGACTTCGGCGTCGACCACGGCATCGTGAAGAAGTCGGGCGCCTGGTACACGTACGACGGCGACCAGCTCGGGCAGGGCAAGGAGAACTCGCGCTCGTTCCTCATCCAGAACCCGGACATCGCCGCTGACATCGAGGGCAAGATCCTCGTGAAGCTCGGCGTCGGTGGGGCGAAGGAGACGGACGCGAAGGTCGAGCCGATCGCGCCGAAGATCGCGGAGCGCAAGGGCGCGTGA
- the pgsA gene encoding CDP-diacylglycerol--glycerol-3-phosphate 3-phosphatidyltransferase, with protein sequence MSGTGSSRSAARFPWRGRVLRKGPGPASTANVANVITVVRILMAPLFFVMLLTDDGQDTSLRIWAAVVFVVAIVTDSADGIIARRQDLVTDFGKLVDPIADKVLIGGALVALSILGELPWIVTVLIMVREIGITVFRFAVLSDRVIPASRGGKVKTVLQAVAITLALFPWWNLVGDLAHWVNGILMTAALAATVLSGVDYLWQAWKHNRTTS encoded by the coding sequence ATGAGCGGGACGGGCAGCAGCCGCAGCGCGGCACGGTTCCCCTGGCGGGGCCGCGTGCTGCGCAAGGGCCCGGGGCCGGCGTCGACCGCGAACGTGGCGAACGTCATCACCGTCGTGCGCATCCTCATGGCGCCGCTGTTCTTCGTCATGCTGCTGACCGACGACGGGCAGGACACGTCGCTGCGCATCTGGGCGGCCGTCGTGTTCGTCGTGGCGATCGTCACGGACAGCGCCGACGGGATCATCGCCCGCCGACAGGACCTCGTCACCGACTTCGGCAAGCTCGTCGACCCGATCGCCGACAAGGTGCTCATCGGCGGCGCGCTCGTGGCGCTGTCGATCCTGGGCGAGCTGCCCTGGATCGTGACGGTGCTCATCATGGTCCGCGAGATCGGCATCACGGTGTTCCGGTTCGCGGTGCTGTCCGACCGCGTCATCCCGGCGAGCCGCGGCGGCAAGGTGAAGACCGTGCTGCAAGCCGTCGCGATCACCCTGGCGCTGTTCCCGTGGTGGAACCTCGTCGGCGACCTCGCGCACTGGGTGAACGGCATCCTCATGACCGCGGCCCTCGCGGCGACCGTCCTGAGCGGTGTGGACTACCTGTGGCAGGCCTGGAAGCACAACCGGACCACGTCCTGA
- a CDS encoding CinA family protein produces MARALVAALTERGETVAVAESLTGGLVVATLVGVPGASAVVRGGVVAYATPVKHTVLGVDAALLAANGAVDPEVARQMASGVRTALAVDGEPATWGISTTGVAGPDPQDGKPVGTVFVGIASADGARAVELHLDGDRGAIRDATVSELLTRMSATVHEGE; encoded by the coding sequence GTGGCCCGGGCACTCGTCGCGGCGCTCACCGAACGCGGCGAGACCGTCGCGGTCGCCGAGTCCCTGACCGGGGGCCTGGTCGTCGCGACGCTCGTCGGGGTCCCCGGTGCGAGCGCCGTCGTCCGCGGTGGGGTCGTGGCGTACGCGACGCCCGTGAAGCACACCGTGCTCGGGGTCGATGCAGCGCTCCTCGCGGCGAACGGCGCCGTGGACCCGGAGGTCGCACGGCAGATGGCGAGCGGCGTCCGCACCGCGCTGGCGGTCGACGGCGAGCCCGCGACGTGGGGGATCAGCACGACGGGTGTCGCCGGTCCGGACCCGCAGGACGGCAAGCCCGTCGGCACCGTCTTCGTCGGCATCGCGTCGGCCGACGGGGCCCGGGCGGTCGAACTGCACCTCGACGGCGACCGCGGGGCAATCCGGGACGCGACCGTCTCCGAACTCCTGACACGGATGTCGGCGACGGTGCACGAGGGGGAATAG
- a CDS encoding DUF3046 domain-containing protein, whose protein sequence is MRVSEFWRAVDQVFGAAYGAVVTRDVVLEELGGRSAAEALDAGVDTRRVWDALCESQDVPLDKRHGKGLAEPHD, encoded by the coding sequence ATGCGGGTGAGTGAGTTCTGGCGGGCCGTCGACCAGGTGTTCGGTGCGGCCTACGGTGCCGTCGTCACCCGGGACGTCGTGCTCGAGGAGCTCGGCGGCCGGTCGGCAGCCGAGGCCCTGGACGCCGGGGTCGACACCCGACGGGTCTGGGACGCCCTCTGCGAGTCGCAGGACGTCCCGCTCGACAAGCGGCACGGCAAGGGGCTCGCCGAGCCGCACGACTGA